The following coding sequences are from one Beggiatoa alba B18LD window:
- a CDS encoding sensor histidine kinase, protein MMNLTLSKKTILVIDDMPDNVRLLLKLLTEAGFRVLVARDGREGIARTEYIQPDLILLDMMMPEMNGFDTCKILKSQDKTRHIPIVFMTAIADTASKVRGFELGAVDYITKPFHSAEVLARVNAQLQIHQLQNTLRQQTIVLEEKNRDLEAFAQMVAHNLKSPLSSLINVLDMVADEITIQSESYEKIRWSIQVGWDMNQCIEALLLLARVGGETVLELEPLDMVSLINTVVHQRLDYSIKKKRAIINMPEELPIAQGYPLWVLEIWSNYLSNALKYGGTPPMLTIGADEQDNKMLRFWVKDNGTGITQEQQQKLFMPFSRLNLQTEGYGLGLSIVRQIVEKLGGQVGIESQLGQGSLFYFTLPAYPIE, encoded by the coding sequence ATGATGAATTTAACGCTCTCTAAGAAAACAATCTTGGTCATTGACGACATGCCAGATAATGTGCGCTTATTACTGAAACTACTGACAGAAGCAGGGTTTCGGGTATTAGTTGCACGTGATGGGCGTGAAGGGATTGCACGGACTGAATATATTCAGCCTGATTTAATTCTATTAGATATGATGATGCCTGAAATGAATGGATTTGATACGTGTAAGATATTAAAATCACAGGATAAAACAAGGCATATTCCCATTGTTTTTATGACAGCAATTGCTGATACAGCCAGTAAAGTGCGAGGATTTGAATTAGGGGCGGTAGATTACATTACAAAACCTTTTCACAGTGCTGAGGTTTTAGCGCGTGTTAATGCACAATTACAAATTCATCAGTTACAAAATACATTACGTCAACAAACAATTGTACTAGAAGAAAAAAATAGAGATTTAGAAGCCTTTGCGCAGATGGTCGCACATAATTTAAAAAGTCCTTTATCTTCATTAATTAATGTCTTAGATATGGTTGCAGATGAAATTACCATACAATCTGAAAGTTATGAAAAAATACGTTGGTCGATTCAAGTTGGATGGGATATGAATCAATGTATTGAAGCATTATTATTATTGGCGCGTGTGGGCGGTGAAACAGTATTAGAGTTAGAGCCTTTAGATATGGTGAGTTTAATCAATACTGTGGTTCATCAACGCTTGGATTATAGCATTAAGAAAAAACGCGCCATTATCAACATGCCCGAGGAATTACCCATTGCGCAGGGCTATCCGCTATGGGTTTTAGAAATATGGAGTAATTATCTGAGTAACGCTCTAAAATATGGTGGAACTCCTCCCATGCTAACCATCGGCGCAGATGAACAAGACAATAAAATGTTGCGTTTTTGGGTAAAAGATAATGGAACAGGGATTACGCAAGAACAACAACAAAAATTGTTTATGCCATTTAGTCGTTTAAATTTGCAAACTGAAGGGTATGGGCTAGGACTATCAATCGTGCGTCAAATTGTTGAAAAACTAGGTGGGCAAGTTGGTATAGAAAGCCAATTAGGTCAAGGAAGCCTGTTTTATTTCACACTGCCTGCTTATCCAATTGAATGA